In one window of Mesorhizobium sp. B2-1-1 DNA:
- a CDS encoding sugar transferase, which yields MKRTFDLLGAACLLLLMSPFIAVLSIAVALLLGRPVFFRQERPGLHGKPFKIIKFRTMTDRRDRHGRLLPDADRLTGFGSFLRASSLDELPELINVLRGEMSLVGPRPLLMEYLPRYSPEQARRHQVIPGITGLAQVNGRNALDWENRFVLDVWYVDHRTFALDLKILCLTFYKIFTREGISAAGHATMPEFMGSQVLQSGGPLRTSGSRLPRLAARVAAIGILLELGTAAFVFVVDPYGINHHLEIPDFNAEKTHRLSIGTTAERSLRLWLTDYDTLILGGSRARVGLDPAGPSLARLKAYNAAVPHASMVELYDIGMFALAHGAPRRMIVNLDFSMFEADRTETQDFPESGFAGVPMPIVYARSLFSPESFIDALRTVHANSIGFRETDKEDGFHQIMLAHNYSYRQVSDQRLNRLMAEFSSPGSFDYDITRIGLLHDLLDRLTAAGVDVTLFISPIHARQMEALRAMGLLPVYDRWRVDLTYTVSQVNASKTATSEVKLWDFSGYNSVTMEDIPDPGDRHQTMRWYWSSARYTPALGELMLDRMLGQAYSGPSDFGISLTGSNLRSILDQQRKRRTIYVVLHPEEINRIWSRLLLFKFTKPNI from the coding sequence ATGAAACGCACGTTCGATCTGCTCGGTGCCGCCTGCCTTCTGCTGCTGATGTCGCCCTTCATCGCGGTGCTTTCAATAGCAGTCGCGCTGCTTCTTGGGCGGCCTGTTTTTTTCCGCCAGGAACGTCCCGGCCTGCACGGGAAACCATTCAAGATAATCAAGTTCAGAACGATGACCGATCGTCGGGATCGTCATGGCCGGCTGCTTCCCGATGCTGACAGGCTGACTGGCTTTGGCAGCTTTCTGCGCGCAAGCAGCCTTGATGAGCTGCCCGAATTGATCAATGTATTGCGGGGTGAGATGAGCCTCGTCGGGCCTCGTCCCCTCTTGATGGAGTATCTCCCCCGCTACAGCCCTGAGCAGGCGCGTCGTCACCAAGTCATTCCCGGCATCACAGGTTTGGCGCAGGTGAACGGCCGCAACGCACTTGATTGGGAGAACCGCTTCGTCCTGGACGTCTGGTATGTCGATCACCGGACCTTCGCACTTGACCTGAAAATTCTCTGCCTGACCTTTTACAAGATCTTCACCCGAGAGGGGATCAGCGCCGCGGGACACGCCACCATGCCCGAGTTCATGGGCTCGCAGGTTTTGCAGTCGGGCGGGCCGTTGAGGACGTCTGGATCGCGCCTGCCACGGTTGGCCGCAAGGGTTGCAGCCATCGGTATTCTGCTAGAACTTGGGACTGCCGCTTTCGTTTTTGTTGTCGATCCATATGGGATCAACCATCATCTGGAGATTCCTGATTTCAATGCCGAAAAGACACATCGCCTTTCGATCGGTACGACAGCCGAGCGCTCACTACGTCTATGGCTCACCGACTACGACACTTTGATCCTCGGCGGCTCGCGGGCGCGCGTCGGGCTTGATCCCGCCGGACCGAGCCTAGCTAGGCTGAAGGCCTACAATGCCGCGGTTCCGCATGCGAGCATGGTCGAACTCTATGACATTGGCATGTTCGCCCTGGCTCACGGCGCACCCCGCCGGATGATCGTCAATCTCGATTTCTCCATGTTTGAGGCGGACCGAACGGAAACCCAAGATTTTCCGGAGTCCGGCTTTGCCGGAGTCCCAATGCCTATCGTTTATGCGCGGTCCCTGTTCTCCCCCGAAAGCTTTATCGACGCTTTGCGGACGGTGCACGCCAACAGCATTGGATTTCGGGAGACCGACAAGGAAGACGGTTTTCACCAGATCATGTTGGCACATAATTACAGCTACAGACAGGTGTCCGACCAGAGGCTGAATCGGTTGATGGCGGAGTTTTCGTCTCCCGGCAGCTTCGATTATGACATCACCAGAATCGGCCTGTTGCATGACCTGCTGGATCGTCTCACCGCCGCTGGAGTAGACGTCACGCTCTTCATTTCGCCGATACATGCTCGTCAGATGGAAGCACTCAGGGCCATGGGGCTACTCCCGGTTTACGACCGCTGGCGTGTGGATCTGACGTATACCGTAAGTCAGGTCAACGCATCCAAGACAGCCACGTCTGAAGTGAAACTGTGGGATTTTAGCGGCTATAACTCCGTTACAATGGAAGACATTCCGGATCCGGGCGATCGTCATCAGACGATGCGGTGGTACTGGAGCTCTGCGCGTTACACTCCGGCCTTGGGAGAGTTGATGCTGGATCGCATGCTCGGCCAAGCCTATTCGGGCCCGTCGGATTTCGGCATATCTCTTACCGGATCCAACCTTAGATCAATCCTCGACCAACAGCGAAAGAGGCGCACCATATATGTCGTGCTTCATCCCGAGGAGATTAATAGGATATGGAGCCGTTTGCTTTTATTTAAATTTACAAAGCCAAATATCTAG
- the cysT gene encoding sulfate ABC transporter permease subunit CysT, translated as MTAVAITAPARAGWRFRQPSVIPGFGLTLGFSLAYLTLIILIPLSGLIWRSAALGWTDFWAIATDRRTINALRISFGTAFVAAAVNVVFGTLVAWVLVRYRFPGRRIVDAMVDLPFALPTAVAGIALTTLYAPNGWIGKLLLPLGLKVAYTPLGIVIALVFIGLPFVVRTVQPIMEEIDKEVEEAAATLGASRFQIVTRVLFPGLAPAIVTGFALAFARGVGEYGSVIFIAGNLPYKSEIAPLLIVIRLEEYNYPAATAIAAIMLALSFLMLLIVNLAQTWSRKRYG; from the coding sequence ATGACAGCAGTGGCCATCACAGCACCCGCTCGGGCGGGTTGGCGATTTCGACAGCCGAGCGTCATTCCGGGTTTCGGATTGACGCTCGGCTTCTCGCTTGCCTACCTGACCCTCATCATCCTCATTCCGCTGTCGGGGCTGATCTGGCGCTCCGCGGCGCTCGGCTGGACCGATTTCTGGGCGATCGCCACCGACCGGCGCACCATCAACGCGCTCCGCATCAGCTTCGGCACCGCCTTTGTCGCGGCCGCCGTCAATGTCGTCTTCGGCACGCTGGTCGCCTGGGTGCTGGTGCGCTACCGCTTTCCCGGCCGCCGCATCGTCGATGCCATGGTCGACCTGCCCTTCGCGCTGCCGACGGCGGTGGCCGGCATCGCGCTGACCACGCTCTACGCGCCCAATGGCTGGATCGGCAAGCTGTTGCTGCCGCTTGGGCTCAAGGTCGCCTACACCCCGCTCGGCATCGTCATCGCGCTGGTCTTCATCGGCCTGCCCTTCGTCGTGCGCACCGTGCAGCCGATCATGGAGGAGATCGACAAGGAGGTGGAGGAGGCCGCCGCCACGCTCGGCGCCAGCCGCTTCCAGATCGTCACCCGGGTGCTGTTCCCGGGCCTGGCGCCGGCCATCGTCACCGGTTTCGCGCTGGCCTTCGCGCGCGGCGTCGGCGAATACGGCTCGGTCATCTTCATCGCCGGCAACCTGCCCTACAAGTCCGAGATCGCGCCGCTTTTGATCGTCATCCGGCTGGAGGAGTACAATTACCCGGCGGCGACCGCCATCGCCGCGATCATGCTGGCCTTGTCGTTCCTGATGCTGCTCATCGTCAACCTGGCGCAGACATGGAGCCGCAAGCGCTATGGCTGA
- the cysD gene encoding sulfate adenylyltransferase subunit CysD gives MSLAPQALAPQAQAPQALVTLPAAQRRSPSSPSWLTHLQRLEAESIHIIREVVAELRNPVMLYSVGKDSAVMLHLAMKAFYPSQLPFPLLHIDTTWKFKEMIRFRDETVARLGLKLLVRSNEAGLAEGITPFTHGSSTYTQIMKTEALKSALTSLGFDAAFGGARRDEEKSRAKERVFSLRSDSHGWDPKNQRPELWNLYNGRLKPGESVRVFPLSNWTETDIWQYIMRENIPIVSLYFAAKRPVVERDGQLIMVDDDRLPLRPGESPEMRSVRFRTLGCYPLTAATESTAASVPEVLQEMLVVRTSERSGRLIDHDEATSMEKKKREGYF, from the coding sequence ATGTCTCTTGCACCTCAAGCTCTTGCGCCTCAAGCCCAGGCACCTCAAGCCCTGGTCACTTTGCCTGCAGCGCAGCGGCGCTCGCCTTCCTCTCCTTCGTGGCTCACACATCTGCAACGACTCGAGGCTGAATCAATCCATATCATTCGCGAGGTCGTCGCCGAACTGCGCAACCCGGTGATGTTGTATTCGGTGGGCAAGGACTCGGCCGTAATGCTCCATCTCGCGATGAAGGCCTTCTATCCGTCGCAACTGCCGTTCCCCCTTCTCCACATCGACACGACGTGGAAATTCAAAGAAATGATCCGTTTCCGCGACGAGACTGTCGCGCGGCTTGGCCTGAAGCTGCTGGTGCGTAGCAACGAGGCCGGCCTGGCCGAAGGGATCACGCCATTTACACATGGCTCGTCGACCTACACGCAGATCATGAAGACGGAGGCGCTGAAATCGGCACTGACCTCGCTCGGCTTCGACGCCGCTTTCGGCGGCGCGCGGCGCGACGAGGAAAAGAGCCGCGCGAAAGAACGGGTGTTTTCGCTGCGCAGCGATAGCCATGGCTGGGATCCAAAGAACCAGCGCCCGGAACTATGGAACCTCTACAACGGCCGGCTGAAACCAGGGGAGTCCGTCCGGGTCTTTCCTCTCTCGAACTGGACCGAAACCGACATATGGCAGTACATCATGAGGGAGAACATCCCCATCGTCTCGCTGTATTTCGCGGCCAAACGCCCCGTGGTGGAGCGCGACGGACAGTTGATCATGGTGGACGACGATCGTCTGCCGCTCCGCCCAGGCGAATCCCCCGAAATGCGCTCGGTACGCTTCCGCACGCTTGGCTGCTATCCCCTCACCGCGGCCACTGAAAGCACTGCCGCGTCTGTTCCCGAAGTGCTCCAGGAAATGCTTGTCGTGAGGACCTCCGAGCGATCAGGTCGGCTGATCGACCATGACGAGGCAACCTCGATGGAAAAGAAAAAGCGCGAGGGGTACTTCTGA
- a CDS encoding UDP-glucose dehydrogenase family protein, giving the protein MRIAIVGSGYVGLVSGACLADFGHQVVCVDKAEAKIADLQAGRMPIYEPGLDDLVDKNSASGQLTFTSTLTAAVADADVVFIAVGTPSRRGDGHADLSYVYEAAREIAAAVHGFTVVAIKSTVPVGTGDEVERIIRQCNPLADVAVVSNPEFLREGAAIDDFKRPDRIVIGLPSDERGREVMAEVYRPLYLNQAPILFTGRRTSELIKYAANAFLALKITFINEIADLCESVGANVREVARGIGLDNRIGSKFLHAGPGYGGSCFPKDTLALVKTAQDSGAPLRLIETTVAVNDQRKRTMARKIVFACGGDVRAKTVALLGLTFKPNTDDIREAPSLSIIQALIDFGAHVRVYDPEGMEQAKIVLGTSVSYAEGAYECAEGADALVIVTEWNQFRALDFERLSRTMSKRVVVDLRNIYRREDISKHGFEYVNIGEGAVGDKAVFAAAAE; this is encoded by the coding sequence ATGCGCATCGCGATTGTTGGTTCGGGTTACGTGGGTCTTGTATCGGGCGCTTGCCTGGCTGATTTCGGCCATCAAGTCGTCTGCGTCGATAAGGCGGAGGCCAAGATTGCCGATCTCCAGGCCGGAAGAATGCCGATCTATGAGCCAGGTCTCGACGACCTCGTCGACAAGAATTCCGCGAGCGGCCAGCTCACCTTCACCAGCACGCTTACAGCGGCAGTCGCCGATGCGGACGTGGTGTTCATTGCCGTCGGGACGCCTTCGAGGCGAGGCGACGGCCATGCCGATCTGTCCTATGTCTACGAAGCGGCCCGGGAAATCGCGGCCGCTGTTCACGGGTTCACCGTGGTGGCAATCAAATCCACGGTGCCGGTGGGCACGGGGGATGAGGTCGAACGGATCATTCGCCAATGCAATCCCCTGGCCGATGTGGCCGTCGTCTCCAACCCGGAATTCCTGCGCGAAGGAGCCGCGATCGACGACTTCAAACGACCAGACCGGATCGTTATCGGCCTCCCGTCGGACGAGCGTGGCCGGGAGGTGATGGCGGAGGTGTATCGGCCGCTCTATCTCAACCAGGCACCCATCCTGTTTACCGGCCGCCGCACGTCCGAGCTGATCAAATATGCGGCCAACGCCTTCCTGGCGCTCAAGATCACGTTCATCAACGAGATCGCGGATCTCTGCGAGAGCGTGGGCGCGAACGTGCGCGAGGTAGCGCGGGGCATCGGGCTCGACAATCGCATCGGCTCAAAGTTCCTGCACGCCGGCCCGGGCTATGGAGGATCCTGTTTTCCAAAAGACACGCTGGCTTTGGTCAAGACGGCGCAGGACAGCGGCGCGCCATTGCGCCTGATCGAAACGACGGTTGCCGTGAACGACCAGCGAAAACGCACCATGGCGCGCAAGATCGTATTTGCCTGCGGCGGAGATGTCCGCGCAAAGACAGTGGCCTTGCTGGGTCTTACCTTCAAACCCAACACCGATGACATCCGTGAAGCGCCTTCCCTCTCGATCATCCAGGCCTTGATCGATTTTGGAGCACATGTCCGAGTGTATGACCCCGAAGGCATGGAACAGGCGAAAATCGTGCTCGGCACAAGCGTAAGCTATGCCGAAGGCGCCTATGAATGCGCCGAGGGCGCCGACGCGCTGGTCATCGTGACCGAGTGGAATCAGTTCCGCGCCCTGGATTTTGAACGACTGTCCCGCACGATGTCGAAACGGGTGGTGGTCGACCTGCGCAACATTTACCGGCGGGAAGACATCTCCAAGCACGGCTTCGAGTACGTGAATATCGGTGAGGGAGCGGTCGGAGACAAGGCAGTTTTCGCCGCGGCCGCGGAATGA
- a CDS encoding lipopolysaccharide biosynthesis protein — MIGRLARRALQAARRKSAGRTRLANIAHLLTGNFLGSLLALVAFTLSARALGVTNYGELALIIAFTRVVERVVSFQSWQPIIKYAAGMNASEGHENLRVLMKFGLLIDVGAAVSAWVVAIGAALLIAPVFGWSTQIVHLLVLYSSVLLFQISGVPVAVQRMAGNFRLLAYGQLLNAVLRVLLCLLGVLLNGDLAYFTAVWAGTQILGSLALLTLTMRALHRQGVHNVLGAPLAGITRRFPGIWNFAWSSNISLTLRASAQELDTLLVGWLADPASAGLYQIAKRIGRVGQQVGPQVQNVLYPDVARLWAKGSIEEFKRVIFQTEAMLLCFGVICVLVVAVLIRPLLAWTAGPEFIGAASLVIVQMVAVTFVLSGSAARSALLAMGRQREVLRIVVVATAAFHVTALLLIPRIGAMGGNIAHIVLGILWAFGLALSLRQALKTAHHPDRQTPPADALNQASLAPSKAI, encoded by the coding sequence ATGATCGGAAGACTGGCTCGACGGGCGCTGCAAGCTGCCAGGCGCAAGAGTGCGGGCCGCACGCGCCTGGCCAATATCGCACACCTTCTGACCGGCAATTTTCTTGGCTCATTGCTGGCGCTTGTAGCCTTTACGCTTTCAGCACGAGCGCTTGGCGTGACGAACTATGGTGAGCTTGCATTGATCATCGCGTTCACAAGGGTCGTCGAACGCGTTGTCAGCTTCCAGTCGTGGCAGCCAATTATCAAATACGCAGCCGGCATGAACGCATCCGAGGGCCACGAGAATTTGCGCGTCCTCATGAAGTTCGGCCTGCTTATCGATGTCGGCGCCGCTGTCAGCGCCTGGGTCGTCGCCATTGGCGCGGCCCTTCTCATTGCGCCGGTTTTCGGTTGGTCGACGCAAATTGTGCATCTTCTTGTTCTCTACTCCAGCGTTCTGCTATTTCAGATTTCCGGCGTCCCCGTGGCTGTCCAACGCATGGCCGGCAACTTTCGCCTCCTCGCCTATGGGCAGCTGCTCAACGCCGTTCTGCGCGTATTGCTGTGTCTGCTCGGCGTGCTGCTCAACGGCGATCTCGCTTACTTCACGGCGGTTTGGGCCGGAACGCAGATCCTCGGCTCCCTGGCGCTCCTGACGCTGACCATGCGCGCGCTACACAGGCAGGGTGTCCACAATGTCCTGGGCGCGCCTTTGGCCGGCATCACACGCCGCTTCCCTGGCATCTGGAATTTCGCGTGGTCGTCGAACATCTCACTCACTTTGCGCGCGAGCGCGCAAGAACTCGATACGCTGCTGGTGGGATGGCTAGCCGACCCGGCCTCGGCTGGCTTGTACCAGATCGCCAAGCGTATAGGCCGCGTCGGCCAGCAAGTAGGCCCGCAGGTGCAAAACGTTCTCTATCCCGATGTCGCCCGCCTTTGGGCAAAAGGCAGCATCGAGGAATTCAAGCGGGTGATCTTTCAGACCGAAGCCATGCTGCTCTGCTTTGGCGTCATTTGCGTCCTGGTCGTGGCGGTGCTCATCCGGCCGCTGCTCGCCTGGACCGCGGGACCGGAGTTCATAGGCGCAGCCAGCCTCGTCATCGTGCAGATGGTGGCGGTCACGTTCGTGCTTTCGGGCTCAGCCGCCCGCTCGGCGCTGCTTGCCATGGGCCGGCAACGTGAGGTGTTGCGCATTGTTGTCGTTGCCACAGCCGCCTTCCACGTGACGGCCCTCCTGCTCATCCCGCGGATCGGCGCGATGGGGGGCAATATTGCCCATATCGTCCTGGGCATTCTGTGGGCCTTCGGCCTGGCGCTTTCGTTGCGACAGGCGCTCAAGACCGCCCATCATCCCGACCGGCAAACCCCGCCGGCGGACGCTCTCAACCAAGCAAGTCTTGCCCCTTCAAAGGCGATCTAG
- a CDS encoding NAD-dependent epimerase/dehydratase family protein, whose amino-acid sequence MRYLVTGTAGFIGFHLARRLLDDGHRVTGFDGMTPYYDIVLKQSRHALLQRYDAFRAHIGQLEDLDALRRAADYARPDVIVHLAAQAGVRYSIDNPRSYTDSNLVGSFNVLELARDLKPRHLLLASTSSAYGANDKMPFVETDKADWPLTFYAATKKAMEAMAHSYSHIFGTPTTCFRFFTVYGPWGRPDMALFKFVDAIENGRPIEVYGEGLMKRDFTYIDDLVEAIVRLVECTPATGRAASAPGVVDTLSPVAPWRVVNIGGGEPVGLLPFIETIENCLGKRAIRKMLPMQAGDMRATYADPRLLEALTGFRPCTSVEDGVTAFVRWYLEERPSRPTIAA is encoded by the coding sequence ATGAGGTATCTGGTCACCGGCACCGCAGGATTCATCGGTTTTCACCTGGCGCGCCGGCTCCTCGACGACGGTCATCGCGTCACCGGCTTCGACGGCATGACGCCATACTATGACATCGTCCTGAAGCAGTCCCGACACGCCCTGCTTCAAAGATACGACGCCTTTCGCGCCCATATCGGCCAACTGGAAGACCTGGATGCCCTTCGCCGCGCCGCGGACTACGCCCGGCCCGATGTGATCGTGCATCTGGCCGCGCAGGCCGGTGTCCGCTACTCAATCGACAATCCGCGAAGTTACACGGACAGCAATCTCGTCGGCTCGTTCAACGTCCTTGAGCTTGCGCGTGATCTCAAGCCCCGGCATTTGCTCCTTGCGTCCACGAGCTCGGCCTATGGAGCGAACGACAAGATGCCATTCGTCGAAACCGACAAGGCTGATTGGCCGTTAACCTTCTATGCGGCCACGAAGAAGGCGATGGAGGCGATGGCGCACTCCTATTCACATATCTTCGGAACGCCGACCACATGCTTCCGCTTCTTCACCGTATACGGCCCCTGGGGCCGGCCCGACATGGCGCTCTTCAAATTTGTCGACGCGATCGAGAACGGCCGTCCGATCGAAGTGTATGGCGAAGGCCTGATGAAGCGCGATTTCACCTATATCGATGATCTCGTCGAAGCCATCGTCCGACTCGTCGAATGCACGCCGGCGACAGGTCGCGCGGCGTCCGCTCCCGGCGTCGTCGACACGCTGTCACCCGTCGCGCCGTGGCGTGTCGTCAACATAGGCGGCGGCGAGCCTGTCGGGCTGCTGCCTTTCATCGAGACGATCGAGAACTGCCTGGGCAAACGCGCCATCCGCAAGATGTTGCCGATGCAGGCTGGCGACATGCGGGCAACCTATGCCGACCCCCGCCTGCTGGAGGCCCTTACGGGCTTTCGCCCTTGCACCAGCGTCGAGGACGGGGTGACCGCCTTCGTACGCTGGTATCTGGAAGAACGGCCGTCGCGGCCGACAATCGCCGCCTGA
- a CDS encoding glycosyltransferase family 4 protein, translated as MRLAIVQAGLGAGGTERVVSLLAADRCRRGDEVHLFAFVGEQDKSYFALHPKVTVHRLVEDGASRLSKLGFVRSLRRVVVLRAEFKQLQPTLIVSFLTKINILCLLAAKNLGIRVIISERNNPKAQKKHAAWRLVSGIILRQADRLVMQTDAIVKTLPDTLRKKAHVIGNPCEVIGNPCEATDAYKDHGNEMFRLVAVGRLVEQKGFDTLIKAFAKVASEFPAWALTIFGEGPDRVLLQRQIDALDLEDRVKLAGITERPGEWARDASLFVLPSRYEGFPNVLIEAMAAGLPVVATDCDFGPSEIIEPGVSGLLVPVDDVAELASAMACLMRNNALRHKMGRSARKTIDRFSMQQIAEKWDSALTKF; from the coding sequence ATGCGACTTGCGATTGTGCAGGCGGGCCTGGGTGCAGGAGGGACGGAGCGCGTCGTCAGTCTGCTTGCCGCAGATCGATGCAGGCGCGGAGATGAAGTCCATCTATTTGCTTTCGTGGGAGAGCAAGACAAGAGCTATTTTGCCCTGCACCCGAAGGTCACTGTCCACAGACTTGTAGAGGATGGAGCTTCGCGGCTTTCGAAACTCGGATTTGTCCGCAGCTTGCGGCGCGTGGTCGTGTTGCGCGCGGAATTCAAGCAGCTTCAGCCCACTCTGATCGTTTCATTTCTAACAAAGATTAATATTCTCTGCCTGCTGGCGGCGAAGAATCTTGGCATCCGGGTTATTATCTCGGAAAGAAACAATCCCAAAGCGCAGAAGAAACACGCCGCTTGGCGGCTCGTTTCTGGCATCATACTTCGGCAGGCGGATCGGCTCGTCATGCAGACTGATGCGATTGTCAAGACGCTTCCGGATACGCTCAGAAAAAAAGCCCACGTTATCGGAAATCCTTGCGAGGTCATCGGAAATCCGTGCGAGGCGACCGATGCCTACAAAGACCATGGCAATGAGATGTTTCGCCTGGTCGCCGTCGGACGCCTGGTGGAACAGAAAGGCTTCGACACGCTGATAAAGGCGTTTGCTAAAGTCGCCAGCGAATTTCCGGCATGGGCGTTGACAATCTTCGGCGAGGGACCTGATCGGGTTCTTCTTCAACGTCAGATCGATGCGTTGGATTTGGAGGACAGGGTAAAGCTTGCCGGCATTACCGAGCGTCCGGGCGAATGGGCGCGCGACGCCTCCCTCTTTGTCCTGCCGTCACGCTACGAAGGCTTTCCCAACGTGCTGATCGAGGCGATGGCGGCAGGCCTGCCCGTCGTCGCAACGGACTGCGATTTCGGTCCATCCGAAATCATCGAACCAGGCGTTTCGGGTCTGCTGGTACCAGTCGACGATGTTGCCGAGTTGGCATCCGCGATGGCATGCCTGATGCGAAACAATGCTCTTCGCCACAAAATGGGTAGATCGGCCCGGAAAACAATCGATCGGTTCTCAATGCAGCAGATTGCGGAAAAATGGGACTCCGCTTTGACGAAATTCTGA
- a CDS encoding formyltransferase family protein, whose amino-acid sequence MRIAFVGAVEGSRVAFDALVEAGMTPSLLVTLAGEASKRHSDFVDLAGPARLAGAAVHLTKDINAPDTIDRLEAERPDLTMVVGWSQICRGEFRSVARYGSIGFHPAPLPRFRGRAVIPWTIIANEKETGSTFFRLDEGVDSGPIVLQKLFAVAPDETARSLYDKHKQALFEMTPLVVSAISRDKAVGVAQDESLASYCAKRTADDGIIDWSDAAENVLRFVRAVGDPYPGAFTFTAGAKIVIDKARMFAPPGRHIGLTGQVQTHTDSGFTVLCGDGAAIEVTSWHGERPRIHAKLASA is encoded by the coding sequence ATGCGCATAGCCTTTGTCGGTGCGGTGGAGGGATCTCGGGTCGCATTCGATGCCCTTGTCGAAGCTGGCATGACGCCTTCGCTGCTTGTCACCCTTGCGGGCGAAGCTTCCAAACGCCATTCCGATTTCGTCGATCTGGCGGGGCCGGCACGCCTGGCCGGGGCCGCGGTCCACCTGACCAAGGACATCAATGCGCCCGACACGATCGACAGGCTCGAAGCCGAGCGGCCCGATTTGACGATGGTGGTCGGCTGGTCGCAAATCTGCCGCGGCGAATTTCGCTCGGTCGCCCGATATGGCTCGATCGGCTTTCACCCGGCGCCGTTACCGCGTTTTCGGGGCAGGGCGGTGATCCCCTGGACGATCATTGCGAATGAAAAGGAGACGGGCTCGACTTTCTTCCGGCTCGACGAGGGTGTCGACAGTGGCCCTATCGTCCTCCAGAAGCTTTTTGCCGTGGCACCGGACGAGACCGCGCGCTCGCTCTACGACAAGCACAAGCAGGCACTGTTCGAGATGACGCCGCTTGTCGTTTCGGCGATAAGTCGTGACAAGGCCGTGGGCGTCGCGCAGGACGAATCCCTTGCCAGCTATTGCGCAAAGCGCACGGCCGATGACGGAATAATCGACTGGAGCGATGCTGCCGAGAATGTCCTTCGTTTCGTCCGCGCCGTCGGCGATCCCTATCCGGGCGCCTTCACTTTCACTGCCGGTGCCAAGATCGTGATCGACAAGGCGCGCATGTTTGCCCCGCCTGGGCGCCATATCGGGCTGACCGGCCAGGTCCAAACTCATACCGACAGCGGCTTTACAGTGCTTTGTGGAGACGGAGCCGCCATTGAGGTGACATCCTGGCATGGCGAAAGGCCCAGGATACATGCCAAGCTGGCCTCGGCATGA
- a CDS encoding sulfotransferase domain-containing protein, with protein MLTTTRLTLHKIDARIRMTWAASGADAFLVSYPESGATQLRHILSEYFRRHANGENVHLSPMFEVLPDFDLDPTRGIPAFRYTDERHRVPLVLVSHLTYRRSLFLNRPIIFMTRDPRDVIVSAYFDATRHKRCFEGTMDAFIADREQGLPALIVYLNDWGRGLKHHVSAVLGYGELTEDPMGACTRILRFLGHTPSVRALQDSIDASRFDVMREHEMAGGLAAHDGESQHARPGKVGGFSDHLSDAQAELIEQTCIDWLTPAAIELLARGGTRLACGWYELRRQFMDEHGQGETIKRDLPVVESLSTNPCSNLAEIAEKYGNNPSTS; from the coding sequence ATGCTGACGACCACCCGTCTGACATTGCATAAGATCGACGCCCGGATCAGGATGACCTGGGCTGCGTCGGGCGCAGACGCGTTTCTTGTCTCCTATCCCGAATCTGGAGCAACCCAGCTTAGACATATCCTTTCGGAATACTTTCGTCGCCACGCCAACGGCGAAAATGTCCATCTTTCGCCAATGTTCGAGGTTCTTCCGGATTTCGATCTCGATCCGACGAGGGGCATCCCGGCTTTTCGTTACACAGATGAGCGCCATCGTGTGCCGCTCGTCCTGGTTTCGCACCTCACCTATAGACGCTCGCTTTTTCTCAACCGACCCATCATCTTCATGACTCGAGATCCGCGCGACGTAATCGTGTCAGCTTATTTCGATGCCACACGTCACAAACGCTGCTTCGAAGGCACCATGGACGCGTTCATTGCCGATCGCGAACAAGGCCTGCCGGCTCTGATAGTATATCTGAATGATTGGGGTAGAGGTCTAAAGCATCACGTAAGTGCAGTATTGGGCTATGGGGAACTGACGGAAGACCCTATGGGTGCCTGCACGCGTATCCTGAGATTTCTCGGCCACACACCGTCCGTGCGCGCGCTTCAGGATTCTATCGACGCCTCGCGTTTCGATGTAATGCGTGAGCATGAGATGGCGGGCGGCCTAGCGGCCCACGATGGCGAAAGCCAGCATGCGCGTCCCGGCAAGGTCGGCGGCTTTTCCGATCATCTTAGTGATGCGCAAGCCGAACTCATTGAGCAGACCTGCATCGACTGGCTAACTCCAGCCGCGATCGAACTGCTTGCCCGTGGCGGAACGCGGCTCGCATGCGGCTGGTATGAACTTCGCCGCCAATTCATGGATGAACACGGCCAAGGCGAGACGATCAAGAGAGATCTTCCTGTCGTCGAATCCCTTTCCACCAATCCATGCAGCAACTTGGCGGAGATCGCCGAGAAGTATGGAAACAATCCATCGACGTCCTGA